The DNA segment CGGAAATGAATCCATCAAAGCCTGCGCAAAATTAACCAATTGAACCATCGTCCACGGCCCGACCAGGACGAGCGTCACCATGACCGCGACCAATTTCGGCACGAAAGTCAGTGTCTGTTCCTGGATCTGAGTCGTCGCCTGGATCAGGCTGATCGCAAGACCGACCAACAGCGCGGCAACAACCGGGGGAGCGGTCAGGATCAGCGTCAGATAGAGCGCCTGTTTGGTGATTGAGATGACGTAGGATTCCAAACGATCAACCTCCTACCTTATACATACCCCAAAATTATCCCCTTCGCTATAAGGTACCACCCATCCACCAAGACAAACAGCAGCAGCTTAAACGGCAATGACACCGTCACCGGTGAGATCTGGAACATCCCCAAGGCGAGCAG comes from the Deltaproteobacteria bacterium genome and includes:
- the fliQ gene encoding flagellar biosynthesis protein FliQ; this encodes MESYVISITKQALYLTLILTAPPVVAALLVGLAISLIQATTQIQEQTLTFVPKLVAVMVTLVLVGPWTMVQLVNFAQALMDSFPTYVK